One stretch of Chitinophaga pendula DNA includes these proteins:
- a CDS encoding MBL fold metallo-hydrolase, giving the protein MQRRTLFKNIFLLGLGVAMPLRRLWAARDCSRIEKFPFHRFSLGELELTVVTDGYLHMSPVQPSFAPGIDSAVVNQLLRESFRPTDAIDLGMNILVIRKGERRILVDTGAGAGFGPKSGWLPRTLEDAGIRPENITDIVFSHAHPDHIGGLFRQDGSLVFPHAKLYLSALEYNFWTGDHPDFSHSKFPDKQQLSQMIADIRKTLVALRPRLHLFEDGDELLGCIRLELAAGHTPGHTLVHIFSGGRELVHIADLLHSDVLLFPHPEWGFFGDTDFNQAVATRHQVLARLVERGESVFAYHLAWPGLGHVRKKGATYEWVGETYAIPDPAKG; this is encoded by the coding sequence ATGCAAAGGCGGACATTATTTAAAAATATCTTCTTACTAGGATTGGGGGTGGCCATGCCGTTAAGGCGTTTATGGGCTGCGCGGGATTGTTCACGTATAGAGAAGTTTCCTTTCCACCGGTTTAGTTTAGGAGAGTTGGAATTGACGGTTGTCACGGACGGGTATTTGCATATGAGCCCGGTGCAACCATCCTTCGCACCTGGGATAGATTCGGCGGTTGTCAATCAGTTATTGCGGGAAAGTTTCCGGCCGACGGATGCTATTGATCTTGGTATGAATATCCTGGTGATCAGGAAGGGGGAGCGGCGGATATTGGTAGATACGGGTGCCGGCGCCGGGTTTGGTCCGAAGTCAGGCTGGCTTCCACGGACATTGGAAGATGCCGGTATCCGGCCGGAGAATATTACTGATATTGTATTTTCTCACGCTCATCCTGATCATATAGGTGGTTTATTCAGGCAAGATGGGAGTCTGGTATTTCCTCATGCAAAGTTGTATCTGTCTGCCCTGGAGTATAATTTTTGGACAGGGGATCATCCGGACTTCTCCCACAGTAAGTTCCCGGACAAGCAACAGTTGTCGCAGATGATTGCTGATATCAGGAAAACGTTGGTGGCCTTAAGACCCCGGTTACATTTGTTTGAGGATGGGGATGAGTTATTGGGTTGTATCCGTTTGGAACTGGCGGCAGGGCATACTCCGGGTCATACGTTGGTCCATATTTTTTCCGGTGGCCGGGAGTTGGTACATATTGCGGATCTGCTACATTCAGACGTATTGTTGTTCCCGCATCCTGAGTGGGGGTTTTTCGGGGATACAGATTTTAATCAGGCTGTGGCAACCCGTCATCAGGTGTTGGCAAGGTTGGTGGAACGAGGGGAGTCTGTTTTCGCTTATCATCTGGCCTGGCCTGGTTTGGGCCATGTGCGTAAGAAAGGGGCTACTTATGAATGGGTAGGCGAAACCTATGCAATTCCTGATCCGGCAAAAGGATAA
- a CDS encoding ribonucleoside-diphosphate reductase small subunit produces the protein MNYENEILLKENKDRFVLLPINYPKIWETYKRHEASFWTAEEIDLSGDLKDWANLNDGERHFISHVLAFFAASDGIVNENLAVNFMSEVQIPEARCFYGFQIMMENIHSETYALLIDTYVKDPAEKDRLFHAIDTVPAVKKKAEWALRWIENGNFAERLVAFAAVEGIFFSGSFCSIFWLKKRGLMPGLTFSNELISRDEGLHCEFACLLYSMLENKLTQEAVHAIIMDAVNIEKEFITDALPVDLIGMNSRLMQQYIEFVADRWLKELGYDKIFNASNPFDFMEMISLQGKTNFFEKRVGDYQKAGVMGNKETQTFSLEEDF, from the coding sequence ATGAATTACGAGAATGAAATCTTGTTGAAAGAGAATAAAGACCGTTTTGTGTTGTTGCCAATTAATTACCCTAAAATTTGGGAAACATATAAACGTCACGAGGCCAGTTTCTGGACAGCGGAAGAGATTGACCTGAGCGGAGATCTGAAAGATTGGGCGAACCTCAACGATGGCGAACGCCACTTCATATCACATGTACTTGCTTTTTTTGCAGCTAGCGACGGTATCGTAAATGAAAACCTCGCCGTCAACTTCATGAGCGAAGTACAAATACCGGAAGCGCGCTGCTTCTACGGTTTCCAGATCATGATGGAGAACATACACTCCGAAACTTACGCCCTGCTGATCGATACCTATGTGAAAGATCCTGCAGAAAAAGATAGACTGTTCCATGCCATCGATACCGTACCTGCTGTAAAGAAAAAAGCTGAGTGGGCACTGCGCTGGATCGAAAATGGCAATTTTGCCGAACGCCTCGTCGCCTTCGCCGCCGTAGAGGGTATCTTCTTTAGCGGTAGCTTCTGCTCCATCTTCTGGCTTAAAAAGAGAGGATTAATGCCAGGGCTGACATTCTCCAACGAACTCATCAGCCGTGATGAAGGTCTCCATTGCGAATTTGCGTGCCTCCTGTACAGCATGCTCGAAAATAAATTGACCCAGGAAGCCGTACATGCCATCATCATGGATGCCGTGAACATCGAAAAAGAATTTATTACAGATGCACTACCCGTAGACCTTATCGGTATGAATAGCCGGCTCATGCAACAGTACATCGAATTCGTTGCTGACAGATGGCTCAAAGAACTGGGATACGATAAAATATTTAACGCTTCCAATCCATTCGATTTCATGGAGATGATCTCACTCCAGGGTAAAACCAACTTCTTCGAAAAACGTGTGGGCGACTACCAGAAAGCGGGTGTAATGGGGAATAAAGAAACCCAGACCTTCAGCCTGGAAGAAGACTTCTAA
- a CDS encoding ABC transporter ATP-binding protein codes for MSAILLKDIKKYYGDTLALDIGHLSLDEGIYWVQGGNGAGKTTWLKVMAGLLSFRGEILLQGAVSSLHHPVAYRRKVNYGEAEPLYPGFLTGRELLRLYLSTKGGDADRILELGAAMGVNDFLLRPVSTYSSGMLKKLSLLLSFTGVPSLILLDEPLITLDVQTIPLLYDMIREWREEYGVTFCITSHQVIAETEFAVNGTLLVENRQVRIIG; via the coding sequence ATGTCAGCTATTTTATTAAAGGATATAAAAAAATATTACGGGGATACACTTGCCTTGGATATAGGGCATTTATCACTGGATGAGGGCATCTATTGGGTACAGGGGGGGAATGGCGCCGGTAAGACTACCTGGTTGAAGGTGATGGCAGGTTTGCTTTCCTTCCGGGGGGAGATCCTCTTACAAGGAGCCGTGAGTAGCCTTCATCATCCGGTTGCTTACCGGCGGAAGGTCAACTATGGAGAGGCGGAGCCGTTGTATCCAGGGTTTCTGACGGGCAGGGAGTTATTACGGTTGTACCTGAGTACCAAGGGTGGAGATGCTGACCGCATTCTGGAATTGGGGGCGGCGATGGGGGTAAATGATTTTTTGTTACGCCCGGTCAGTACGTATTCCAGTGGTATGTTAAAAAAGTTGTCCTTATTACTAAGTTTTACGGGAGTTCCTTCGTTGATATTATTGGATGAGCCGTTGATCACGCTAGACGTACAGACGATCCCATTATTATATGATATGATCAGGGAGTGGCGTGAGGAGTATGGTGTCACTTTTTGTATTACTTCTCATCAGGTGATTGCGGAAACGGAGTTTGCTGTAAATGGAACGCTCCTGGTGGAGAACCGTCAGGTGCGGATAATCGGATGA
- a CDS encoding NADPH-dependent FMN reductase translates to MTAEKNYHFIAISGSLRKGSFNTFALKAAQQLAPANITIEQVDISDIPIYNTDIHAAAYPAAAEELAQKIIASNGLLIVSPEYNYSIPGGLKNVIDVLSRHAAKPLDRKAVAIMGASIGTLGTARMQYHLRQVLVCLNANVVNKPEIMISAAQQKFNEEGTLTDETTSKQIPVLLHALATLSDKQ, encoded by the coding sequence ATGACTGCTGAAAAGAATTACCATTTTATTGCTATCTCCGGTAGCCTCCGTAAAGGCTCATTCAATACCTTCGCACTCAAAGCTGCCCAACAATTAGCACCAGCAAACATTACGATAGAACAGGTGGATATCAGCGATATTCCGATATATAATACGGACATTCACGCTGCAGCATATCCGGCAGCTGCGGAAGAATTAGCACAGAAAATAATCGCCTCCAACGGCTTATTGATCGTATCTCCGGAGTATAATTATTCCATACCAGGCGGTCTCAAAAATGTTATCGATGTATTATCCCGCCATGCGGCAAAACCGCTGGACAGAAAAGCAGTAGCTATTATGGGCGCCAGTATAGGCACTTTGGGCACAGCCCGTATGCAATATCACCTCAGACAGGTATTAGTCTGCCTCAATGCCAATGTGGTTAACAAACCAGAGATCATGATCAGCGCCGCTCAGCAGAAATTCAATGAAGAAGGTACCCTGACTGATGAAACCACCAGCAAACAGATTCCGGTACTATTACATGCCCTGGCCACATTAAGTGATAAACAATAA
- a CDS encoding ATP-binding response regulator, translating to MTGVTPSCDVETRSNIITVNTLSWTTAIVAVCGPAFIYFFMSPERWVLIPGVIEALACLLVVYLNKLKQYRAATVIFYFLQCGAILYFGMAFDRNAGVQQMAFFLGGLALLLFKRWSSRIACFFLTLVTLYLLEFNYNNRFFPPLAGEELPVRSIVFPVILLLNFMVILLYEYSKDQKRKEAERMNKLLGLYMQKLSHEAGNSLNLLWGAIQAYMPADGAEESHIPVEDMEAMYVTCADLKQLSSNLLSWSKIQSGVPDSVYKQPLVLKDWLYSMVDAYQMLARQHSIRVMPDIADDLPPAILTDVNKLSRIVNNLLSNALKFTDKRSVIKLSAGCENGRLFISVTDHGPGIADDMKERIFELYVSQQGQLQVATGLGLPIALHWARSLGGDITLQTTKGYGSTFTLTMPIEEAIIPEKRNNPQHYRPFDDFVVLVVDDNNMSIRIARLAMEPLGIKVIGAETAEQAYNRIEQYYPNAVLLDLNMPHIGGREILEQLKADRQTRHIPVIISSASHELPEIGKADGVLAKPFKFADLYQLLDKFRPRQVVA from the coding sequence ATGACCGGAGTTACTCCATCTTGTGATGTAGAGACCAGGAGTAATATTATCACTGTTAATACGCTTAGCTGGACTACAGCGATTGTTGCTGTTTGCGGGCCTGCATTTATTTATTTTTTTATGTCGCCTGAGCGGTGGGTATTGATACCCGGTGTTATTGAGGCATTAGCTTGCTTGTTAGTAGTATATCTTAATAAGCTCAAGCAGTACAGGGCAGCAACGGTGATATTTTATTTTTTACAGTGTGGGGCCATCTTGTATTTTGGGATGGCTTTTGACCGGAATGCTGGAGTACAACAGATGGCTTTTTTTCTGGGGGGGCTGGCATTACTTTTATTTAAGCGATGGTCATCGCGGATAGCTTGTTTTTTTCTGACACTTGTTACTTTATACTTACTGGAATTTAACTATAACAATCGGTTCTTTCCTCCGTTGGCAGGGGAGGAGTTGCCGGTACGTTCTATCGTTTTTCCTGTTATCCTGTTGCTGAATTTTATGGTGATATTACTATATGAATACAGTAAGGATCAAAAGCGGAAAGAAGCGGAGCGGATGAATAAATTGTTGGGGTTGTACATGCAGAAGTTATCGCATGAGGCTGGTAATTCTCTGAACCTTTTATGGGGGGCTATACAGGCGTATATGCCGGCGGACGGAGCGGAAGAGTCTCATATTCCTGTAGAGGATATGGAAGCGATGTATGTGACTTGTGCTGACCTGAAGCAGTTGAGCAGCAATTTGCTGTCGTGGTCGAAGATACAATCGGGTGTGCCGGATAGTGTATATAAACAGCCGTTGGTATTGAAGGATTGGTTGTATTCTATGGTAGACGCTTATCAGATGTTGGCGCGGCAGCATTCAATCCGGGTAATGCCGGATATCGCGGATGATCTGCCGCCGGCAATCCTGACAGATGTTAATAAGTTAAGTCGTATAGTCAATAATCTACTTTCCAATGCATTGAAATTTACAGACAAGCGATCGGTGATAAAATTAAGTGCAGGCTGTGAAAATGGTCGTTTATTCATCTCGGTAACGGATCACGGTCCTGGTATTGCGGATGATATGAAGGAGCGGATATTTGAACTGTACGTAAGCCAGCAAGGCCAATTACAGGTAGCTACCGGATTGGGGTTGCCTATTGCGTTACATTGGGCGAGATCCTTGGGCGGAGATATTACTTTGCAGACTACTAAAGGCTATGGTAGTACGTTTACACTGACGATGCCGATCGAAGAGGCGATTATCCCGGAAAAACGGAATAATCCGCAGCATTATCGTCCTTTTGATGATTTTGTAGTGTTAGTCGTAGATGATAACAACATGAGTATACGTATTGCCAGACTGGCGATGGAGCCATTGGGAATAAAGGTGATTGGGGCTGAGACGGCAGAGCAGGCTTATAACCGGATAGAACAATATTATCCCAATGCAGTATTGCTGGATCTGAACATGCCGCATATCGGGGGGCGGGAAATATTGGAGCAGTTAAAGGCCGATCGTCAAACCCGGCATATACCGGTGATCATTTCTTCGGCCAGTCATGAGCTACCGGAGATAGGTAAGGCGGACGGTGTATTGGCGAAACCATTCAAATTTGCTGATCTGTATCAATTATTGGATAAATTCCGGCCTCGGCAGGTTGTTGCCTGA
- a CDS encoding winged helix-turn-helix transcriptional regulator, which yields MNKNIDNPICAVDYAFRRIGGKYKGRLLWYLHQHSVLRYGELRRAIIDITPKMLTQTLRELEEDELVHRQVYHEVPPRVEYTLTPVGKELIPFIDHLRIWGEKQLIRENKPTITCLPCPPPNNTLS from the coding sequence ATGAACAAAAATATAGACAATCCCATCTGTGCCGTTGATTATGCCTTCCGACGTATCGGAGGAAAGTATAAAGGAAGATTACTATGGTATCTCCATCAGCATAGCGTACTTCGCTATGGCGAACTGCGAAGAGCGATCATCGATATCACTCCTAAAATGCTGACACAGACGCTCCGGGAATTGGAAGAAGATGAATTAGTGCACAGACAGGTATACCACGAAGTACCGCCACGGGTAGAATACACGCTTACACCAGTAGGTAAAGAACTGATCCCTTTTATCGACCACCTGCGTATATGGGGTGAAAAACAATTGATCCGGGAAAACAAACCCACTATTACCTGTCTCCCCTGCCCTCCTCCAAATAATACCTTATCATAA
- a CDS encoding ribonucleoside-diphosphate reductase subunit alpha: MFVIKRDGRKEAVKFDKITARIEKLCYGFNAEYVDAIDVAKKVIQGLYDGVTTTELDNLAAETAASLTTKHPDYALLASRIAVSNLHKNTVKSFSKTMKKLYDYIDPKINKPAALLSDDVYEVIRKNAEILDSNIIYDRDFAFDYFGFKTLERSYLLKLDGKVAERPQHMFMRVAVGIHKDDIDAAIKTYNLMSERWFTHATPTLFNAGTPKPQMSSCFLLTMKDDSIEGIYDTLKQTAKISQSAGGIGLSIHNIRATGSYISGTNGTSNGIIPMLRVFNDTARYVDQGGGKRKGAFAIYLEPWHADVFEFLDLRKNHGKEEMRARDLFFALWVPDLFMQRVESNGEWSLFCPHEAPGLHETWGAEFEKLYAQYEQEGRARKTVKAQDLWFAILDAQIETGTPYLLYKDSANRKSNQQNLGTIKSSNLCTEIIEYTDANEVAVCNLASLALPRFVVDGHFDHQALYDVTYQATRNLNKIIDNNYYPVDEARYSNLRHRPIGLGVQGLADAFILMRYPFESEEAKQLNKEIFETIYFAAMTASKDLAKVDGHYDTFPGSPISKGIFQFDMWDVTPTSRWDWETLRAEVIEHGVRNSLLLAPMPTASTSQILGNNECFEPYTSNIYTRRVLSGEFVVVNKHLLKDLVELGLWDNDMKNKIIAANGSIQQIPEIPSNIKELYKTVWEIKQRTIIDMAADRGAYICQSQSLNLFVDTPNTGKLTSMHFYAWKKGLKTGMYYLRTQAATQAVQFTVEKQGGQQIEPVVVQGASTIAIDDIPEGAVCTMEEGCVTCSA, from the coding sequence ATGTTCGTAATCAAAAGAGACGGAAGAAAAGAAGCGGTGAAATTTGATAAGATCACCGCCCGCATAGAAAAGCTGTGCTATGGCTTTAATGCGGAATATGTAGACGCAATAGACGTGGCCAAGAAAGTGATTCAGGGTTTATATGATGGCGTAACGACCACAGAACTGGACAACCTGGCTGCAGAAACAGCCGCCTCCCTCACAACCAAACATCCGGACTATGCATTGCTGGCCTCCCGCATTGCAGTAAGTAACTTGCATAAAAATACAGTGAAGTCTTTCTCTAAGACCATGAAAAAACTGTATGACTACATCGATCCGAAGATAAATAAACCAGCAGCGCTGTTATCAGACGATGTATACGAAGTGATCCGTAAAAATGCGGAAATACTGGACTCTAACATCATCTACGATCGTGATTTCGCTTTCGACTACTTTGGCTTCAAAACCCTGGAACGTTCCTACCTCCTCAAATTAGATGGTAAAGTAGCAGAACGCCCTCAGCACATGTTCATGCGCGTAGCCGTAGGTATCCATAAAGATGATATTGATGCTGCTATCAAAACTTACAATCTCATGAGCGAACGCTGGTTCACGCATGCGACCCCCACCCTCTTTAACGCCGGCACACCTAAACCACAGATGTCGTCCTGCTTCCTCCTCACCATGAAGGATGATAGCATCGAAGGTATCTACGATACCCTCAAACAAACAGCCAAGATATCTCAAAGCGCTGGCGGTATCGGCTTAAGCATTCACAACATCCGGGCCACCGGTTCCTATATCAGCGGCACCAACGGTACCTCCAATGGTATCATTCCCATGCTGCGTGTATTTAATGACACCGCCCGCTATGTAGACCAGGGTGGTGGTAAACGTAAAGGTGCTTTTGCCATCTACCTCGAACCCTGGCATGCAGACGTGTTCGAATTCCTCGACCTCCGTAAAAACCACGGTAAAGAAGAAATGCGTGCACGCGATCTCTTCTTCGCCTTATGGGTACCCGATCTGTTTATGCAGAGAGTAGAATCCAATGGCGAATGGTCCCTGTTCTGTCCACACGAAGCACCAGGACTGCACGAAACATGGGGTGCAGAATTTGAGAAACTCTATGCACAATACGAACAGGAAGGCCGCGCACGCAAAACTGTAAAAGCACAAGACCTTTGGTTCGCCATCCTCGATGCACAAATCGAAACAGGAACACCATACCTGCTGTATAAAGACTCTGCCAACCGTAAATCCAACCAGCAGAACCTCGGCACCATCAAAAGTTCTAATCTCTGTACAGAGATCATAGAATATACCGATGCAAACGAAGTAGCAGTATGTAACCTGGCATCCCTCGCACTACCTCGCTTTGTGGTAGATGGTCACTTCGATCATCAAGCATTATACGATGTAACCTACCAGGCTACCCGTAACCTCAACAAAATCATCGACAACAACTACTACCCGGTTGATGAAGCCCGCTACAGTAACCTACGTCACCGTCCCATCGGACTCGGTGTACAAGGCCTGGCAGATGCCTTTATCCTCATGCGCTATCCATTCGAAAGCGAAGAGGCCAAACAACTGAACAAAGAGATATTCGAAACGATCTACTTCGCTGCCATGACCGCCTCCAAAGACCTGGCAAAAGTAGATGGCCACTACGATACATTCCCCGGATCACCCATCTCTAAAGGTATATTTCAATTCGATATGTGGGATGTAACACCTACCTCTCGCTGGGACTGGGAAACATTAAGAGCTGAAGTAATAGAACATGGCGTTCGCAACTCCCTGCTGCTCGCTCCTATGCCTACCGCTTCTACCTCTCAGATCCTTGGTAACAACGAGTGCTTTGAACCTTACACCTCCAATATCTACACCCGCCGCGTACTGAGTGGCGAATTCGTAGTGGTGAATAAACACTTACTGAAAGACCTGGTGGAATTAGGATTGTGGGACAACGACATGAAAAACAAGATCATTGCCGCCAACGGTTCCATCCAGCAAATACCAGAGATCCCCTCTAATATCAAAGAGCTGTACAAAACTGTTTGGGAGATCAAACAACGTACGATCATAGATATGGCGGCAGATCGCGGTGCTTACATCTGCCAATCCCAGTCTCTCAACCTGTTCGTTGATACGCCTAATACCGGTAAACTCACCTCCATGCACTTCTATGCCTGGAAAAAAGGTCTCAAGACCGGGATGTACTATCTGCGTACACAAGCCGCTACCCAGGCAGTACAATTCACTGTCGAAAAACAAGGCGGACAACAAATAGAACCAGTAGTTGTACAAGGAGCTTCCACCATAGCCATCGACGATATCCCGGAAGGTGCGGTATGTACAATGGAAGAAGGCTGCGTAACCTGCAGCGCCTAA
- a CDS encoding terpene synthase family protein yields the protein MIPDMSLLYYPMEDTNSLFANEIELQMTRWIDEYELPDSLSEKYKRSRFGDLTTRFFPHARREVLEAGALHMLVFFAFDDLYAGKQLDELRAACEEAIGYLEGYMSPRNRHVVVEQFGLLREYLLPMSSAEWMSRYIQHVRQYFDAMLTEAFLAGAAIYPSADYYKILRENLVGLYQLVDFVELEIGLILPPTLVAHPFTRKLRQLAVLIMSWCNDYYSALKEMKDGELMNLVLIICQEQGCTLEAAYDQVISLHNQQMDVFMRMCNNLPALFKQDEGYLRYVAHLQLMVGGHKTWTEHTFRYSSAF from the coding sequence ATGATACCAGATATGTCATTGCTTTATTATCCTATGGAGGATACCAATAGTTTATTTGCTAATGAGATCGAGTTACAGATGACCCGTTGGATTGATGAGTACGAGCTTCCAGACTCTCTTTCGGAAAAGTACAAGCGTTCGCGTTTCGGAGATCTCACCACCCGTTTTTTTCCCCATGCCCGCAGGGAGGTATTGGAGGCAGGAGCACTACATATGCTGGTGTTTTTTGCTTTTGATGACTTATATGCCGGTAAACAATTAGATGAGTTGCGCGCCGCCTGTGAGGAGGCCATTGGCTACCTGGAAGGGTATATGTCGCCACGCAACCGGCATGTAGTCGTCGAACAGTTCGGTTTGCTGCGGGAGTATCTGTTGCCGATGTCTTCTGCGGAATGGATGTCGAGGTATATACAACATGTACGGCAGTACTTCGACGCGATGCTGACTGAAGCCTTTCTGGCAGGGGCTGCTATCTATCCCAGTGCGGATTATTATAAAATATTACGGGAAAACCTGGTCGGGCTATATCAGTTAGTTGATTTTGTAGAGTTGGAGATTGGGTTGATTCTGCCACCGACATTGGTTGCTCATCCCTTTACCAGGAAGTTGCGGCAATTGGCAGTATTGATCATGAGTTGGTGTAATGACTATTACTCGGCATTGAAGGAAATGAAGGATGGAGAGTTGATGAACCTGGTGTTGATTATATGCCAGGAGCAGGGTTGTACGCTGGAGGCTGCTTACGACCAGGTAATATCCTTACATAATCAGCAGATGGATGTTTTTATGCGCATGTGTAATAATCTGCCAGCCTTATTCAAGCAGGACGAAGGGTATCTGCGTTATGTTGCACATTTACAATTGATGGTGGGTGGACATAAGACATGGACGGAACATACCTTCCGGTATAGTAGTGCTTTTTGA